A single Anopheles maculipalpis chromosome 3RL, idAnoMacuDA_375_x, whole genome shotgun sequence DNA region contains:
- the LOC126565751 gene encoding uncharacterized protein LOC126565751: protein MSLIATCILCQARLPYESSNTWILVRHLIDKHPLETMPLGCERNLEHDIGHSTEQLNLHTTNDSNKQPATMPGSSRLSKCHPKNALLNNRRTIYKTTVAQWKPAQFRVKCKECGGCFYPTIRHATSRISNGLGAACLISCWPLCFLPVLFTTPTKHHLHCSNCNAYLGLYDVQRDCMKETS, encoded by the exons ATGAGCCTAATTGCAACCTGTATCCTCTGTCAGGCCAGATTGCCGTACGAAAGTTCGAATACGTGGATACTGGTGCGTCATTTGATTGATAAACATCCACTGGAAACCATGCCGCTCGGGTGCGAACGAAATTTAGAACACGATATCGGGCACAGCACTGAACAATTAAATCTACATACAACGAATGACTCTAATAAGCAACCAGCAACCATGCCAGGCAGTAGTCGATTGAGCAAATGTCACCCTAAAAATGCACTGCTCAATAATAGGCGAACCATTTACAAAACTACCG TTGCCCAATGGAAACCGGCACAGTTTCGTGTGAAATGCAAAGAGTGTGGAGGATGCTTTTATCCAACAATCCGCCATGCAACGAGTCGTATTTCTAACGGACTGGGTGCTGCCTGTTTAATTTCATGCTGGCCGTTATGTTTTCTACCCGTCCTGTTTACCACACCGACGAAACATCATCTGCACTGCTCGAACTGCAATGCTTATCTGGGCCTTTATGATGTTCAACGAGACTGTATGAAGGAAACTTCTTGA